Proteins found in one Roseimicrobium gellanilyticum genomic segment:
- a CDS encoding FG-GAP-like repeat-containing protein yields MSLLSPTSPLRTDPRYPFAALLTFYAVLGCTTLGFNRSPLQLILTVLAGCVLEMLFARIFREPSRYTPLSAYISACGLGLLLNYAHNLWLLLPPVFVMVASKYLITFNGKHVYNPSMFAVVMALLVGGDLYAPAPAYQWGHWIGLPIFIITAALTLFIFRVQRQWLVGAFLVFYLIQTCIRAWLLRHHLPPTTLLYGTFSAPSLYLFTFFMITDPRTSPEGRKPQILVALGLVTLDFIFHWRRSYETLFYSAFTLATGRFLFLHIRRLIQTRGKAFALLLTSKWLQRAGVIAAFATAGFFLFHSWVFRVPSVRDTGFTFAKLEPAQSGIHAEPGTVLEEIDPRVRHIAKWLLSVGDAVAVADIDNDGLQDLFLTNPVKRPEDRNALFRNVGGLRFERVPLPGMDDVSRHPETHGLSAGAAFADYDDDGDQDLLITTGYGPCRLLRNELMPSGKVSFTDVSREAGISEHSVSLAATFFDANRDGILDLLICNSFTPYLRDYEKPTPFTVFKLPEPEYEGDRRMFHFMHQGWHDAANGGGNFLYLGTREGKFVKQDSKVWGLEGTRWSLAVGAADVNGDGYTDLYIANDFGPDEFYMNEGGKYFRKIIGPHFGSIGRDTYKGMNVSIADLHNAGDTDIYISNVHAPLQAEGSLLWHMQADPKNPMRPHITDTATERGALNARAFGWGAGIGDLNLDGWQDIVQANGMVDDSIDRQYTRPPDYWYTATLIMLSGPSVHAYADRWADLRGCAIWGWQQNKVLLNQGNDAGMQFREVQEAVGMPELGNSRGVALADFDNDGDLDCLITHQFKNASLYRNDLAKPHPWLGLELRGDGMNVSRDALGTRVRLIQKDAQGREMLQTREAQCVSGFSAQGDRRLLFGLGEAPREVRVHITWPDGRETTLDHLEPNKYHRIDIGQGVAQQ; encoded by the coding sequence GTGTCCCTTCTCTCTCCCACCTCACCACTCCGCACCGACCCGCGCTATCCCTTTGCAGCGCTGCTGACCTTCTATGCCGTGCTGGGATGCACCACGCTGGGGTTCAATCGCAGCCCTTTGCAGCTCATCCTGACCGTCCTCGCCGGCTGTGTGCTGGAGATGCTTTTTGCCCGGATCTTCCGTGAGCCTTCGCGCTATACCCCGCTGAGTGCCTACATCAGCGCATGCGGGTTGGGGTTGTTGCTGAACTATGCACACAACCTCTGGCTGCTCCTGCCTCCGGTGTTTGTGATGGTGGCCTCGAAGTACCTCATCACCTTCAATGGGAAGCATGTGTACAACCCGTCCATGTTCGCCGTGGTCATGGCGCTGCTGGTAGGGGGTGACCTCTACGCACCCGCTCCGGCCTATCAATGGGGGCACTGGATCGGGCTGCCCATTTTCATCATCACGGCCGCACTCACGCTTTTCATCTTTCGCGTGCAGAGACAGTGGCTGGTGGGGGCGTTTTTGGTGTTCTATCTGATCCAGACGTGCATTCGCGCATGGCTGCTGCGCCATCACCTGCCACCGACCACGCTGCTCTACGGGACTTTCAGCGCGCCTTCGCTGTATCTCTTCACGTTCTTCATGATCACGGATCCGCGGACCTCGCCGGAGGGACGCAAACCGCAGATTCTCGTGGCCCTGGGTCTGGTGACGCTGGATTTTATCTTCCACTGGCGGCGCTCGTACGAGACGCTCTTCTATTCTGCCTTCACCCTGGCGACGGGCCGTTTCCTCTTCCTGCACATCCGACGACTCATCCAGACGCGTGGAAAGGCGTTTGCGCTGCTGCTCACCAGCAAATGGCTGCAACGTGCAGGAGTCATCGCGGCCTTCGCGACAGCGGGATTTTTTCTGTTTCACTCATGGGTCTTCCGCGTGCCCTCGGTGAGGGACACCGGATTCACCTTTGCCAAACTTGAACCTGCCCAGAGCGGCATCCATGCGGAGCCGGGCACAGTACTGGAGGAGATTGACCCGCGCGTACGCCACATCGCGAAGTGGCTGCTCAGTGTGGGCGACGCCGTTGCCGTGGCGGACATCGACAATGATGGACTGCAAGACCTCTTCCTCACGAATCCAGTGAAGCGTCCTGAGGATCGGAATGCGCTCTTCCGCAATGTGGGTGGACTGCGCTTCGAACGCGTGCCGCTGCCAGGGATGGATGATGTGTCGCGTCACCCAGAAACACACGGCCTCAGCGCGGGTGCTGCCTTTGCTGACTACGACGACGATGGCGATCAGGATCTGCTCATCACCACGGGCTATGGTCCTTGCCGCCTGCTGCGCAATGAGTTGATGCCTTCAGGCAAGGTATCCTTCACCGATGTCTCTCGCGAGGCGGGCATCAGCGAACATAGCGTGAGCCTGGCCGCGACCTTTTTTGACGCGAATCGCGATGGCATCCTGGATCTGCTGATCTGCAACAGCTTCACCCCCTATCTGCGCGACTACGAGAAGCCGACCCCCTTCACGGTCTTCAAACTGCCAGAACCGGAGTACGAAGGCGATCGTCGTATGTTCCACTTCATGCACCAGGGGTGGCATGATGCGGCGAATGGTGGTGGCAACTTCCTGTACCTGGGCACACGCGAAGGGAAATTTGTGAAACAGGACAGCAAGGTGTGGGGCCTGGAAGGCACGCGCTGGAGTCTCGCCGTGGGCGCCGCCGATGTGAATGGCGATGGCTATACGGATCTCTACATCGCCAATGACTTTGGCCCTGATGAATTTTACATGAATGAAGGCGGGAAATACTTCCGCAAGATCATCGGCCCCCACTTCGGCAGCATTGGCCGTGACACCTACAAGGGGATGAACGTGAGCATCGCGGACTTGCACAATGCGGGCGATACCGACATCTACATTTCCAATGTACACGCTCCGCTGCAGGCTGAGGGCAGCTTGCTGTGGCACATGCAGGCGGATCCAAAAAATCCCATGCGTCCGCACATCACGGATACAGCCACGGAACGAGGCGCGCTGAATGCGCGGGCATTCGGCTGGGGCGCGGGTATCGGTGACCTGAATCTGGATGGATGGCAGGACATCGTACAGGCGAATGGCATGGTGGATGATTCCATCGACCGCCAGTACACGCGCCCTCCAGACTACTGGTACACGGCCACGCTCATCATGCTCAGCGGTCCCAGTGTGCATGCCTACGCGGATCGCTGGGCAGACCTGCGTGGCTGCGCCATCTGGGGCTGGCAGCAAAACAAGGTGCTGCTCAATCAGGGGAACGATGCAGGCATGCAGTTCCGTGAAGTCCAGGAGGCCGTGGGCATGCCGGAGCTGGGCAATTCACGTGGCGTGGCCCTGGCGGACTTCGACAATGACGGCGACCTCGATTGTCTCATCACGCATCAATTCAAAAACGCGTCCCTTTACCGGAATGACCTCGCCAAGCCACACCCCTGGCTGGGTCTTGAGCTGCGAGGGGATGGCATGAACGTCAGTCGCGATGCGCTCGGCACCCGCGTGCGACTCATCCAGAAGGATGCCCAGGGCCGCGAGATGCTGCAAACTCGCGAGGCACAGTGCGTCAGCGGCTTCTCCGCTCAGGGCGATAGGCGACTGCTTTTCGGACTGGGTGAAGCGCCACGCGAAGTGCGTGTGCACATCACCTGGCCCGATGGCAGGGAGACCACCTTGGACCACCTTGAACCCAACAAGTATCACCGCATCGACATCGGTCAGGGCGTCGCTCAGCAGTAG